The following is a genomic window from Sporosarcina jeotgali.
ATTCATAAAATGAGTCGAGGAATTCATTCCTTGGCTCGTTTTTTTGTTTGTTGAATTTTATTCTTATCCAGGCGATAAAAGGCTGGTTGGATGGTGTCTATTTGGGAGAAACTTATTATATATGGTGGGTAGGATAGGTGGAGGTTCGATTCTTATGAGCGGAATTGTGAGTTTATGATCACAATGCTAGGGTTATGAGCGGAATTTTGGGTTTATGATCACAATGCCGAGTTTATGAGCGGAATCTGGGTTTTCTGATCACAATGCCGAGTTTATGAGCGGAATCCTGGGTTTATGATCACAATGCCGAGTTTATGAGCGGAATTGGGGATTTATGATCACAATTCCAAGTTTATGAGCAGATCCCGAGATTCATGAGCGCATTCCATCTTCAATCTCTTCAATCCATATGCTCCGTCTTGATATCAGGACTTCTTTTTTGCGCCGGGGGACGGTTTCCATTATGGTTAAGGGACTACCCCACAAGGAGATGGCGCACATGGAATCAGTTTATGAGTTTACTGTACAGAAACCTGATGGGACTGAGCAATCACTCTCTGAGTTCGAAGGAAAGCCGTTACTCATTGTAAACACGGCGAGTAAGTGCGGATTTGTAAAACAGTTTGATGAGTTACAAGAGGTCTATGAGACGTATAAGGATCAGGGACTGACCGTTCTAGGGTTCCCGTCGGATAACTTCAACAATCAGGAGTTCGGGAGCAGCGGTGAAGCTGAGGAGTTTTGTCGGATGAACTTCGGTGTAACCTTCCCGATGTTTGCGAAGGTGGATGTCAAAGGAGATCATGCAGAGCCGCTATTCCAGTACCTTTCCTCTGAAAAGAAAGGGATACTCACGGAAGGGATCAAATGGAACTTTACGAAGTTCCTTGTAGACCGGCAAGGCAATGTTGTCGATCGATTTGCTCCGCAAACAGGGCCGTTAAAAATGAAGGATGCAATCGATAAGCTGATATGACAGAAAAGGTCCAATACTTTTACTTATTATAGCTACCTTGACACACCTCAACGCCGCTGATAACCTATTATCTAATATTTAACCGAAACTATAAGGGGGCATCAGGCATGTGGGAAACTAAATTTGCACGTGAAGGGCTAACATTTGATGATGTATTGTTGATACCAGGAGCATCTGAAGTGTTACCAAAGGACGTATCGTTGTCTGTTCAATTAACGGACAAGATTAAGTTGAACGTTCCATTGATTAGTGCAGGAATGGATACTGTCACAGAATCTAAAATGGCGATTTCGATGGCACGCCAAGGCGGTCTTGGTGTTGTCCATAAGAACATGAGTATTGAAGAACAAGCTGAGCAGGTTGTTACTGTTAAGCGTTCTGAGAATGGTGTTATCACAAATCCGTTCTTCCTGACCCCTGAACATCAAGTATTCGATGCGGAACATCTCATGGGGAAATATCGCATTTCCGGTGTTCCGATTGTAGACACGCTTGAAAACCGAAAGTTAGTCGGCATCATTACAAATCGTGATCTTCGCTTCATCCAAGATTATTCGTTAACCATTGATGATGTCATGACGAAAGAACAACTCGTAACAGCACCAGTGGGTACAACACTTGAGGATGCTGAAAAGATTTTGCAGAACCACAAAATCGAAAAGCTTCCGATTGTGGATGAAGATGGAACGTTGCGCGGGTTAATTACCATTAAAGATATTGAAAAGGTAATTGAATTTCCGAACGCTGCAAAAGATCATCATGGCCGTCTTCTGGTTGGTGCAGCTGTTGGAGTTACATCAGATACAATGGTTCGTGTTCAGAAGCTTGTCGAGGCTGAAGTAGACGTCATTGTGATTGATACAGCCCACGGACACTCTCAAGGTGTTATTGAGATGGTGAAAAAGATTCGTGAAGCGTATCCTGAACTTGATATTATTGCAGGGAATATTGCAACTGCGGACGCTGCAAACGCATTGTATGAAGCTGGGGCAGATGTTGTCAAGGTTGGAATTGGTCCTGGATCTATTTGCACGACACGGGTCGTTGCAGGTGTAGGCGTTCCACAAATTACAGCAGTCTATGATTGTGCAGCAGAAGCACGCAAGCAAGGCAAGACGATTATTGCTGACGGAGGCATTAAGTTCTCTGGAGATATCGTAAAAGCACTTGCTGCAGGCGGACACGCAGTCATGCTCGGCAGCCTGCTTGCCGGGACAACTGAAAGCCCAGGTGAGACGGAAATCTTCCAAGGCCGCCGCTTTAAGGTGTACCGCGGTATGGGCTCTGTTTCTTCAATGGAACGCGGTTCAAAAGACCGTTACTTCCAAGAGGATGCGAAAAAGCTTGTGCCTGAAGGAATTGAAGGCCGCATGCCCTATAAAGGTTCCCTTGCTGATACAGTTCATCAGCTAGTTGGCGGTATTCGCTCAGGAATGGGGTATTGCGGAACAAAAGATTTGCATACATTGCGTGAAGAAGCACAGTTCATCCGTATGACAGGCGCAGGACTTCGGGAAAGCCATCCTCACCAAGTTCAAATTACAAAAGAAGCACCGAACTATACAATTTCTTAAAACTAGGTTTTCAGGAACTTCAGCACCTTTCTTCTCGTCTTATATGGGCGGAAAGGTGCTTTTTTTTATTTTATATCCATCCCTTCCTTTAGGTATGATAAACTATGGGAGTAAATCGCGATGACGGAGGTAGAAATGTGAAGAAGATGAAGAACAGATGGCTGTCTGTACTATGTTCGGCAGTCTTGCTTGTAGCAGTATTTGGTGCAACACCCGCTCAGGCGGAATCGGCGCTTGGCCTCCATGTGGATGCAGCCATTCTAATTGACGCAGATAGTGGAAAGATTTTATATGAAGAAAATGCAGATGCTCCGCTTGGCATTGCCAGCATGTCAAAAATGATGGTCGAGTACCTTCTATTTGAAGCAATCGAAGAAGGTTCAATTACTTGGGATCAGGAGTACAAAGTAACGGATTATACATACACGGTATCTCAAAATCGTAAGTTGAGTAACGTTCCGCTTCGCCGGGATGGTTCGTATACGATTAAAGAATTGTATGAAGCACTTGCAATCTATTCAGCGAATGCCGCAACAATCGCGATTGCAGAAACAATTGGCGGAACAGAAAAAGAGTTTGTAAAGCTGATGAACGAAAAAGCAAAAGAGCTTGGATTGAAAGACTTTAAGTTTGTCAATTCAACAGGATTAAATAATAAAGACCTTCAAGGCATGTATCCGGAAGGTGCGGGCCCGGAGGATGAAAACGTGATGCCGGCTAAGTCAGTAGCTAAACTTGCTTATTCGCTGGTTAATGATTATCCGGAAGTACTCGAAACGACTAAGATTCCTACAAAAATATTCCGTGAGAATACTTCTGACGCGATTAATATGATTAACTGGAACACTATGCTGCCAGGTTTCTTATATGCCTATGACGGCGTAGACGGTTTGAAAACAGGAACTACAGACTTTGCAGGACACTGTTTCACAGGAACTGCAGTTCGTGATGGCAAGCGTGTCATTGCAGTCGTGATGAAAGCCGTTGATGCTAAAGGTGAAGGATCTTATAAAGCTAGATTTGACGCAACACGTTCACTATTCGATTATGGTTTCTCACAGTTTTCTGAAGTGGAGTTTGTTCCTGAAGGCTACCAGTTCAAAGGTGAAAAGACTGTAAAGGTTCTGAAAGGAAAAGAGAAAGAAGTTGCCATTCATGTAAAAGAACCCATTAAAATGATGGTGAAAACAAGTGAAAAGAAATTGTACACGCCTAAGTTAGTCATCGATAAGTCGAAATTAAAAGATGGTTCGCTTCAAGCACCTATTAAAAAGGATGCAGTTGTGGGTCACGTGGAGCTCGTGAAGAAAGACGGCTCTGAAGATTACGGGTTCATCAACGGGAAAATGGCACAATCAGAAGTGGTAACTAAAGAAGCTGTAGATAAAGCAGGCTGGTTCTCTTTGGCAATGGGAGGCATTGGTCACTTCTTCTCAGGACTCTGGGATAGCGGGACAGGCTTTGTAAAAGGATTGTTCAACTAAAAAAACGGGACAGACGCTATTTGGCGCTGTTCCGTTTTTTTATATTCCAGATGTTCATAAGTTTATGAATGCCTGTTTCAATTTGCTGTTCGCTTAGTCCGCCAAAGCCAAGCAAAAAGGATGGTGAACCGGTCGCGTGAGTGGACTGGTAGTCTTGCAAGCTGTAAACACGGATACCTCCCTGAAGGGCGAGGTCAGCTAGCATGGATTCTGATTGCTTTTTTTGTACAGTGACAATGATGTGCATTCCGGCTTCATCGCCAGAATAAGAAATGGATGGTTCGTATGCGGTGAGAGATTCTGTGAGTGTTTGCAGCTTTTTCCGGTACACTTTCCGCATCCTATTTAAGTGCCGTGAAAACTGCCCTTCTGCCATGAAGCGTGCAAGCATGTGCTGGTCAAGCCGCGGAACTGTAGATGCATATTGGATGAATGCCCCCTTATAACGCTTCAGCAACGCTTGCGGAAGCACCATATAGGCAATTCGAAGCGAAGGCATGAGTGATTTAGAGAATGTACTTAAATAGATGACATTTTCACCACGATCCATTCCTTGCAGAGATGGAATCGGCCGCCCGGCGTAACGAAATTCACCATCGTAATCATCTTCGATAATAATATGTTCCGGATTGGAAGAGGCCCAGTTCAGCAAAGCGGCTCTGCGTGGTGCAGACAGCACGGTACCTGTAGGGAACTGATGAGAAGGTGTCACGTATGCAACTGTTGCAGCAGAGCGCTGCAGTGCATCCACATCCATCCCATCGTCATCCACGGAAATAGGTACTGCGGGTCTTAAGTGATGGTCGAATACGTGATGTGTCAGCGGGTAGCCGGGATCTTCGACAGCATACACGGCTTCGTCTCCAAGAATCCGGATAATGAGGGGAATGAGTTGTTCGGTCCCTGACCCGACAATAACTTGCTCAGGCGTGCAGATAACGCCTCTTGAATGGTACAGATACGTAGCAATTTCATTGCGCAGTTCTACATCACCATGAGGATCACCAAGCTGCAGCAAATGTGCCGCGTGTTCATCGATGACGTCTTTTGCTACTTTCCTCCACTTTGCAAATGGGAACAATTCGGGATCCACCATTCCTGGTGAAAAGTCGATGGCTGCTGCAGGTTTGACAGGAGTGAGCACTTCTTTCACCTCTGCAGACTCTGTATAGGCCAGTTCTTCAATGTCTTGAACATAATAGCCGCTGCGAGGGACTGCTGTAATGTATCCTTCCGAAACCAGCTGACCGTAAGCCAGCTCTATAGTTGTTTGGCTGACTGAAAGAAATTCACTTAACTTCCGCTTGGACGGCAGTTTTTTACCGACAGGAATTCGCTGTTCCGTGATATCCTGTTTCATTTGCCGGTAAATTTGTTCGTAAAGAGGAATTGCATGGGATTTATCCAATAAAATCAGCCATTCTTCCATTATGAACCTCCATTCTGACCTTATTGACTTCTTCTAACTGTTCAATTTGTAAAGGTTATAACGGAAGTATACCGCAAGCAGTTGAAAGTGAAAATGACCTTCGCCTTCTAAATCCGTCCTTTGCTTGCCAAACCTTCTGGCATATAGTAAAGTTAAAGTAATTTCATACGTAATACGAT
Proteins encoded in this region:
- a CDS encoding glutathione peroxidase, coding for MESVYEFTVQKPDGTEQSLSEFEGKPLLIVNTASKCGFVKQFDELQEVYETYKDQGLTVLGFPSDNFNNQEFGSSGEAEEFCRMNFGVTFPMFAKVDVKGDHAEPLFQYLSSEKKGILTEGIKWNFTKFLVDRQGNVVDRFAPQTGPLKMKDAIDKLI
- the guaB gene encoding IMP dehydrogenase, translated to MWETKFAREGLTFDDVLLIPGASEVLPKDVSLSVQLTDKIKLNVPLISAGMDTVTESKMAISMARQGGLGVVHKNMSIEEQAEQVVTVKRSENGVITNPFFLTPEHQVFDAEHLMGKYRISGVPIVDTLENRKLVGIITNRDLRFIQDYSLTIDDVMTKEQLVTAPVGTTLEDAEKILQNHKIEKLPIVDEDGTLRGLITIKDIEKVIEFPNAAKDHHGRLLVGAAVGVTSDTMVRVQKLVEAEVDVIVIDTAHGHSQGVIEMVKKIREAYPELDIIAGNIATADAANALYEAGADVVKVGIGPGSICTTRVVAGVGVPQITAVYDCAAEARKQGKTIIADGGIKFSGDIVKALAAGGHAVMLGSLLAGTTESPGETEIFQGRRFKVYRGMGSVSSMERGSKDRYFQEDAKKLVPEGIEGRMPYKGSLADTVHQLVGGIRSGMGYCGTKDLHTLREEAQFIRMTGAGLRESHPHQVQITKEAPNYTIS
- a CDS encoding serine hydrolase, giving the protein MKKMKNRWLSVLCSAVLLVAVFGATPAQAESALGLHVDAAILIDADSGKILYEENADAPLGIASMSKMMVEYLLFEAIEEGSITWDQEYKVTDYTYTVSQNRKLSNVPLRRDGSYTIKELYEALAIYSANAATIAIAETIGGTEKEFVKLMNEKAKELGLKDFKFVNSTGLNNKDLQGMYPEGAGPEDENVMPAKSVAKLAYSLVNDYPEVLETTKIPTKIFRENTSDAINMINWNTMLPGFLYAYDGVDGLKTGTTDFAGHCFTGTAVRDGKRVIAVVMKAVDAKGEGSYKARFDATRSLFDYGFSQFSEVEFVPEGYQFKGEKTVKVLKGKEKEVAIHVKEPIKMMVKTSEKKLYTPKLVIDKSKLKDGSLQAPIKKDAVVGHVELVKKDGSEDYGFINGKMAQSEVVTKEAVDKAGWFSLAMGGIGHFFSGLWDSGTGFVKGLFN
- a CDS encoding PLP-dependent aminotransferase family protein, which gives rise to MEEWLILLDKSHAIPLYEQIYRQMKQDITEQRIPVGKKLPSKRKLSEFLSVSQTTIELAYGQLVSEGYITAVPRSGYYVQDIEELAYTESAEVKEVLTPVKPAAAIDFSPGMVDPELFPFAKWRKVAKDVIDEHAAHLLQLGDPHGDVELRNEIATYLYHSRGVICTPEQVIVGSGTEQLIPLIIRILGDEAVYAVEDPGYPLTHHVFDHHLRPAVPISVDDDGMDVDALQRSAATVAYVTPSHQFPTGTVLSAPRRAALLNWASSNPEHIIIEDDYDGEFRYAGRPIPSLQGMDRGENVIYLSTFSKSLMPSLRIAYMVLPQALLKRYKGAFIQYASTVPRLDQHMLARFMAEGQFSRHLNRMRKVYRKKLQTLTESLTAYEPSISYSGDEAGMHIIVTVQKKQSESMLADLALQGGIRVYSLQDYQSTHATGSPSFLLGFGGLSEQQIETGIHKLMNIWNIKKRNSAK